From Micromonospora rifamycinica, a single genomic window includes:
- a CDS encoding penicillin-binding transpeptidase domain-containing protein, whose amino-acid sequence MSSKSSDDLVHARSLLETIARSFLRGSAHGSREARNRLGDELVEVTKRLSNQERTRLARSIPSVVAAFPPEGRRDFHSFLDAALAAAEEMQSRKGDSAVSSPWDPASPGSTAQPQGRQRTAAPATIGKHPRAWITAAVAAFVGLSVVVVQLVHDDRGVTTQGRPAESPATGQLPALLAGEQTIAISVEDGRGGYRRQYPQGRTYATVTGFTSLNEVASLDAWLRDRAATPGASDGDHAIHTTIVPAVQEVAVRELGTARGAAVAVDPATGHILAMASTPGYDPNLLADPDTASAALRSLHADATEPLSNRATTGIVAAPGEVFEVVTAAAALSNGYTADTQLPGPAVLTLPGMTTQLANRDNQACSSTGTTTLADALRTSCTTAFADLGIRLGGRTLQEQAQAFGIGRAGHIPVPVQPSVFPDVRSPHEAAWAAVGAFDVRITPLQLAMISSGIANQGKVATPTLLADHVGEPPMSPATLTATTPEVAGALAAMMRGAVVSGPARGLTIPGLPVAGLICDSPNGSAGITWATAFASTGGRSIAVAVALENHDKRTLSAQTAAVTRGLIRAGLDVNE is encoded by the coding sequence ATGTCCAGCAAGAGCTCTGATGATCTCGTTCACGCCCGGTCGTTGCTGGAAACCATCGCAAGGTCCTTCCTGCGCGGCTCGGCCCACGGCAGCCGGGAGGCGCGCAACCGCCTCGGCGATGAACTAGTCGAAGTCACGAAACGACTGTCAAATCAGGAGCGCACCAGGCTGGCGCGAAGCATCCCATCGGTCGTTGCCGCATTCCCTCCGGAGGGTCGTCGCGACTTCCACAGCTTCCTCGACGCAGCCCTCGCGGCCGCTGAGGAGATGCAGTCGCGGAAGGGGGACTCGGCGGTCTCCTCGCCGTGGGACCCGGCGTCACCAGGATCCACGGCTCAGCCTCAGGGGCGGCAACGCACGGCTGCACCTGCCACTATCGGGAAGCATCCACGCGCTTGGATTACCGCCGCTGTCGCGGCGTTTGTCGGGCTCTCAGTCGTAGTTGTGCAGCTTGTGCACGACGACCGAGGCGTGACGACTCAGGGAAGGCCCGCCGAGAGCCCGGCAACAGGTCAGCTACCTGCTCTCCTCGCCGGCGAACAGACCATCGCGATCTCCGTGGAGGACGGCCGAGGTGGCTATCGCCGCCAGTACCCGCAAGGCCGGACCTACGCGACCGTGACCGGATTCACCTCGTTGAACGAAGTGGCGAGTCTCGATGCCTGGCTCCGTGACCGCGCCGCCACCCCCGGCGCATCCGACGGCGACCACGCTATTCACACCACGATCGTGCCAGCTGTGCAGGAAGTGGCTGTTCGGGAGCTTGGCACGGCCCGAGGCGCTGCTGTGGCAGTCGATCCAGCCACCGGCCATATTCTGGCCATGGCCAGCACCCCGGGCTACGACCCCAACCTCCTCGCGGATCCGGACACCGCGTCAGCGGCGTTGCGGTCCCTGCACGCGGACGCCACCGAGCCGCTAAGCAACCGAGCCACTACGGGCATTGTCGCCGCCCCTGGCGAGGTGTTCGAGGTGGTCACAGCCGCCGCTGCCCTCTCCAACGGGTACACCGCCGACACGCAACTACCCGGACCCGCCGTCCTCACCCTGCCGGGGATGACGACGCAACTGGCCAACCGCGACAACCAGGCGTGCTCCAGCACCGGCACGACAACCTTGGCCGACGCCCTGCGGACCTCCTGCACGACAGCGTTCGCCGACCTCGGTATAAGACTGGGCGGACGGACGCTGCAGGAGCAGGCCCAGGCATTCGGGATCGGCCGAGCAGGGCACATCCCCGTCCCGGTCCAGCCCAGCGTCTTTCCTGACGTGCGATCTCCACACGAGGCCGCCTGGGCCGCCGTGGGCGCCTTCGACGTCCGGATCACACCACTGCAGCTGGCGATGATCAGCTCTGGAATCGCCAACCAGGGCAAGGTCGCCACACCGACACTGCTCGCCGACCACGTCGGCGAACCTCCCATGTCACCGGCAACGCTGACCGCGACCACACCTGAAGTCGCCGGAGCGCTGGCCGCGATGATGCGCGGTGCCGTGGTATCTGGACCCGCGCGCGGTCTGACCATCCCCGGCCTTCCGGTCGCGGGCCTGATCTGCGATTCCCCCAACGGGTCGGCAGGCATCACGTGGGCCACGGCGTTCGCGTCGACCGGCGGTAGATCGATCGCCGTCGCCGTAGCCCTGGAAAACCACGACAAGCGGACACTCTCCGCGCAGACCGCCGCCGTCACGCGCGGCCTCATCAGGGCGGGACTGGACGTTAACGAATGA
- a CDS encoding helix-turn-helix domain-containing protein — MSDRIDWNDLRDRRMAEPGVAEAYEATRIAFELGQEVRHLREAGGWTQSQLARAAGMTQSAVARFEAGGTVPTLPVLERLARALDMRLDVRFTPNADAA; from the coding sequence GTGAGTGACCGGATTGACTGGAACGATCTGCGTGACCGCCGGATGGCCGAGCCTGGCGTCGCCGAGGCGTACGAGGCGACCCGGATCGCGTTCGAGTTGGGTCAGGAGGTGCGGCATCTGCGGGAGGCTGGTGGTTGGACTCAGAGCCAGTTGGCCCGAGCCGCCGGGATGACGCAGTCGGCTGTAGCGCGATTCGAGGCTGGTGGGACGGTCCCCACGCTGCCTGTCCTGGAACGGCTGGCCCGTGCCCTCGACATGCGGCTGGACGTCAGGTTCACCCCGAACGCCGACGCTGCCTGA
- a CDS encoding type II toxin-antitoxin system RelE/ParE family toxin, whose protein sequence is MAWGSVELEPEVREWLEELPSADFARAAFYIDLLAGRGVLLSEPHTRQLDGKLRELRFYLEHGTVRVTYWITSGRRIILLTVFRKTRMREDREIQRARRALERCMAERHIVNEGTER, encoded by the coding sequence ATGGCCTGGGGTAGCGTAGAGCTGGAACCAGAAGTTCGAGAATGGTTGGAGGAACTGCCGAGCGCAGACTTTGCCCGGGCGGCGTTCTATATCGACCTCCTCGCCGGTCGAGGTGTCCTTCTCAGCGAACCCCACACCAGGCAGCTCGACGGCAAACTCAGGGAGTTGCGCTTCTACCTGGAGCACGGCACGGTGCGGGTGACCTACTGGATCACCTCCGGACGCAGGATCATCCTGCTCACGGTGTTCCGGAAGACGCGGATGCGGGAGGACCGGGAGATCCAGCGGGCTCGACGGGCGCTTGAGCGGTGCATGGCCGAGCGACACATCGTGAATGAGGGGACAGAGCGGTGA